The following DNA comes from Alnus glutinosa chromosome 6, dhAlnGlut1.1, whole genome shotgun sequence.
TATTGAATAAGTACAACTCTCTACTTTAGAGACTGTTTTTTCTATACTCTCTCCAAcatattctctattttctttaaatattattttgtgtgcaAAAGTATGCGAAAGAAAGATGAGAGAGCGAGTGTATGAAATaaggaaaggaagagagagaaaaaaaaggaaagaaagagtgagaaaacaataaaaaactatttatagTATGAATAGTGAATATGTTCTTTAAATATGCAAAAGAGCATATTCAATATTCACACTAGAAGGCAAAACTTTATTCTGTCTATTCTGTTGGAGACGAAATGACTCATATCCATCTTTCTCATCAGCATCATATAATCttaaaagtaaatatttttttattaaagatcgaaatttgactattatgaatcATTTATCTATTCTGTTAGAAACACTCTAATGCCTATAATTGTGAAGAAATAAAACAAGTTAGGTAGCCtaatagttatatatatgcTCATTCTTTCTCCATTAATGCTTGGAATGGAGTTTTGTTAAGGAGTTCATAAGATTTATAGATTCTATTTGATAACATTTATTTATGCTCATCTCGTtctattattttcaaaacaaaatatcaataaataacaaaaaaatacaaaatatctttatgtcacatcaaattttttttttttaagaaaaataagaaatcttttaatgtgatataaaaattaaagtagTGGTTGACCATATTCTCtgccttttgttattttaaaataaataaataaattgcatatccataaaaaattaaaattatttgatattCTATTTCGTCCATTTAATCCTTTCACATGCCCCATCTATCTATTCACGGCCAGAATCATCCCTCAACTCGAAATCCAGGCCGTCCTTTTAAATTCACCTAGCGggaaaaatgaattaatacGGACACCGGAGCGTCCTACTGAGAGACACgcactcagagagagagagagagagagaggaggctTTCTTTCGTTCTCTGTAATGGCGCCCAAGAAACGAAGCGGCAAGCAGCAAGACCCAGAGAAGCCCGAGTTGCAAGCGAGGGTGACTAGGAGCTCGGCCAAGCGAGCGGCCAGCGCGGGCTCGGCTGAGTCGGAGCCCGAGTTgccgaagaagaagacgaaggaggctgcgaagaaggaagaagagcacgaggaaaaaaaaaccGTCGAGATTGATCAGCCGGAGCCCGAGTTGCCGAAGAAGAAGGCGAAGAAGgctgagaagaaggaagaagagcaaGAGGAAATAAACTCGGAGCCGAACGGGAAGACCATCGTGATTGAGCACTGGTGAGTGAGCTTTTTACTTTCAAGTGAAAGAAATTTAGTGTTAGTTCTTTTGCTTCGGAATAGAAGCCAGAAATCAAGGAAAAGTGAAATGTTGAGgtttatttagtttttcttgtccttttaccttattgttattatttattaaaaaatttatttgggtttttttttataatcagCTTTGTTCTTGGGTTGTTGGTTTATTTGGGGTTACATGCTGGAAAATAGAGAGAGTGTTGTATGCTCACATTAATTCTTTCTGTTTGGCTGTTGAGAGAATGGTAGAAAGACAGTGGAAAACGATGTTTTGAGTGTTGTAATTACTGTTTGGGgttcaaaaataagaaaacaagaaaaatatcaacTCAAGGTTAAATTTTTATGTAACTGGCATTTAGGTTTTGAATGGTTCCCCTGTTTTTCCATTTGGTGTTTGGTATGACTGTCAGGTTTCTGGATTTTCAGAAGGTTGATGTTTGAATCAGAATAGTTTTGAGTTAAAAATCTTGTTGCATAATgtattcattttctttgatgatTATGGGGAATACTTTCCCAAGATGTTGTCCCTTGATTTCTGCTATATGGCCCTGATAATAGCCAATTGCTTAGAACATATAAACTTTCCATGTTATGGTGTTCTTCCTaaattatttgttgttttaCTCTAGCAAACAATGCAATTCATTCAAGACAAGGGCTATACAGGTGAAAGAAGGTTTGGAGAAGAGTGTTGCTGGTATCACAGTGCTGGTCAATCCTGATAAGGTATGCTTGGTGAATTTTATTAACTTTGCTCACAGTTTCAGTAGTTGGGTTGAGCTTGGCATTCTTTTAACAATAAAGCCGCTAGATATCATGAGATGATTATCAAAATtagattctttttcttctatccTCCTGTCCAAAAACAATGAGTTTTGGTTTCATAATATGGATGCACCTCTGCAAAGCCAATGCAACACGTTCATATATGTTAAAATTTACCCAGTGGGTTTAATTTATAGGTTTTGTGGAAGAGGGGAAAAAGATTCAAGAATTGTTTAAACGATGAGACTAACATAATGCGTCTAGTCAATGGAGATTAGACTCGGAAAACCTCATCGCAATGACAATCATGAGTAACCCCTGTGCAATTCTCAAGGGATCTttcttttgtagattttttttttcttgaatatgCATTGATAACTAACACTTCAGATATTATGCTGTGATTGTTGTCTGTTGAAGACAAATTTCTTGCTTTCAAT
Coding sequences within:
- the LOC133871249 gene encoding FK506-binding protein 4 isoform X2, which translates into the protein MAPKKRSGKQQDPEKPELQARVTRSSAKRAASAGSAESEPELPKKKTKEAAKKEEEHEEKKTVEIDQPEPELPKKKAKKAEKKEEEQEEINSEPNGKTIVIEHCKQCNSFKTRAIQVKEGLEKSVAGITVLVNPDKEMKRPFKPMKALDMEKVISDIVDGIK
- the LOC133871249 gene encoding uncharacterized protein LOC133871249 isoform X1 is translated as MAPKKRSGKQQDPEKPELQARVTRSSAKRAASAGSAESEPELPKKKTKEAAKKEEEHEEKKTVEIDQPEPELPKKKAKKAEKKEEEQEEINSEPNGKTIVIEHCKQCNSFKTRAIQVKEGLEKSVAGITVLVNPDKPRKGCFEIREEGGEKFISLLEMKRPFKPMKALDMEKVISDIVDGIK